The Phragmitibacter flavus genome contains a region encoding:
- a CDS encoding phosphatase PAP2/dual specificity phosphatase family protein, which produces MEALPKEKGVFWRATVTSALLGAWFFLVYGTCNWITSKREDVGTWYFEWEKLIPFVPEFVVPYYSLDLFFVGAFFLCRSRREMWTLSKRVFVVIVASGICFLLFPLQLGMDRPMPDGGWTVPLFKLLHAQDLPYNLAPSLHISLRSIFWVTYGRHLRGWVRSVTKIWFILIGVSTLLVWQHHFMDVVTGFLMGWLVMALIPDRETQPGPLGWMGKVTPRHRQLAGRYGLAGLLFGLLALPGGAFLWFGWPAIALGVVGLSYATANPRWMQKSSGTLSPASEWMLLPMMLVTQGWQRRWMKREMGSGEVDENVWFGRRPDGKRAEHLLKAGCVAVLDLTAEFNAPVRLRERVVYRNLGWLDLTHPSVEDLKEAVAFIEEQRDRGMVYVHCQLGLMRSASVAAAWLIHSGEVASVEEAVGRIRELEPMAVLHGDALDALEQLHREKADKS; this is translated from the coding sequence ATGGAAGCGTTGCCGAAAGAGAAGGGGGTGTTCTGGCGTGCGACGGTGACTTCGGCGTTGCTGGGCGCGTGGTTCTTTCTTGTTTATGGGACCTGCAACTGGATCACGTCGAAGCGGGAGGATGTGGGAACGTGGTATTTTGAGTGGGAGAAGTTGATCCCGTTTGTTCCGGAGTTTGTGGTGCCTTATTATTCGCTCGACTTGTTTTTTGTCGGGGCGTTTTTTCTTTGTCGGTCGCGCAGAGAGATGTGGACGTTGTCGAAGCGGGTGTTTGTGGTGATTGTGGCTTCGGGGATTTGTTTTTTGTTGTTTCCTTTGCAGCTGGGAATGGATCGTCCGATGCCGGATGGAGGATGGACGGTGCCGTTGTTCAAGTTATTGCATGCGCAGGATTTGCCTTATAATTTGGCACCATCGTTGCATATCAGTTTGCGGTCGATTTTCTGGGTGACTTATGGTCGGCACTTACGGGGTTGGGTGAGGTCGGTAACGAAGATATGGTTCATTTTGATTGGGGTCTCGACCTTGTTGGTTTGGCAGCATCATTTCATGGATGTGGTGACGGGATTCTTGATGGGTTGGTTGGTGATGGCGCTGATCCCGGATCGGGAGACACAGCCGGGTCCGCTGGGTTGGATGGGCAAGGTGACGCCGAGGCATCGTCAACTGGCGGGTCGGTATGGTCTTGCGGGGTTGCTGTTTGGATTGCTGGCGTTGCCGGGTGGGGCGTTTCTATGGTTTGGGTGGCCAGCGATTGCGTTGGGCGTGGTGGGGTTGAGTTATGCCACGGCGAATCCGCGTTGGATGCAGAAAAGTTCGGGGACATTGAGTCCGGCGTCGGAGTGGATGTTATTGCCGATGATGTTGGTCACGCAAGGTTGGCAGCGTCGTTGGATGAAGCGTGAGATGGGGTCGGGGGAGGTGGATGAGAATGTTTGGTTTGGGCGTCGGCCTGACGGCAAAAGGGCGGAGCATTTGTTGAAAGCGGGTTGTGTGGCGGTGCTGGATTTGACGGCGGAGTTTAATGCGCCGGTGCGGTTGCGGGAGAGGGTGGTGTATCGGAATCTGGGGTGGCTTGATCTGACGCATCCGAGTGTGGAGGATTTAAAAGAGGCGGTGGCGTTTATTGAGGAGCAGAGGGATCGTGGGATGGTTTATGTGCATTGCCAGTTGGGCTTGATGCGCAGTGCGAGTGTGGCAGCAGCATGGTTGATTCACTCGGGTGAAGTGGCCAGTGTGGAGGAGGCGGTGGGGCGGATCAGGGAGTTGGAGCCGATGGCGGTGTTGCATGGGGATGCGCTGGACGCGCTTGAGCAACTGCATCGAGAGAAGGCGGACAAAAGCTGA
- a CDS encoding PepSY-like domain-containing protein encodes MKTKFQYPFLAVSLTVLTAAFAGTAWADDDDLKLSQTPEAVQATVRDNLRGGKVDDIDRVQLEGRTMYKVEVDLPDRKGGDDDDLKLYIDADGKLLKSREDMAFSALPAAVQTAARNQGGEIEDVERVSANGTVSYEVEFDDPDLTIVFSESGEVMSRKSDD; translated from the coding sequence ATGAAAACGAAATTCCAATATCCCTTTCTTGCTGTGTCCTTGACCGTGTTGACTGCTGCCTTTGCGGGCACAGCCTGGGCGGATGATGACGATTTGAAACTGAGCCAAACTCCTGAGGCGGTGCAGGCGACGGTGCGGGACAATCTGCGCGGTGGCAAGGTGGATGACATTGATCGCGTCCAACTTGAGGGCCGCACGATGTATAAGGTGGAGGTGGATCTTCCTGATCGGAAGGGGGGCGATGACGATGATCTGAAGCTTTACATTGATGCGGATGGGAAGCTGCTGAAGTCGCGTGAAGACATGGCGTTCAGTGCGTTGCCTGCAGCGGTGCAAACAGCGGCTCGAAACCAGGGTGGCGAGATCGAAGATGTGGAGCGGGTGTCGGCTAACGGAACCGTGTCCTATGAGGTGGAGTTCGATGATCCTGATTTGACCATCGTGTTCTCGGAGAGCGGCGAGGTGATGAGCCGCAAGTCGGATGATTGA
- a CDS encoding response regulator transcription factor — MLLIEDSRRIRTTVAKALSRLGHAVDEAADGEEGEEFATVNEYDVVVLDLMLPGQHGLMLLEKWRKAGNDTPVLLLTAMDGIEDRVRGLEMGADDYLVKPFAIAELAARLEVLVRRKFGRAESVVKIGPLEVNFVAKQVMRDGESIVLTAREFALFECLAKRPGQVLSREQIEAQLYSESDSPLSNAVDAAVYALRRKLSPNGAANLIHTRRGLGYVLEP; from the coding sequence GTGCTATTGATTGAAGATTCACGTCGAATTCGCACCACCGTGGCCAAGGCGCTTAGTCGTCTTGGCCATGCGGTGGATGAGGCCGCAGATGGAGAGGAAGGGGAGGAGTTTGCCACGGTGAATGAATATGATGTGGTGGTGCTGGACTTGATGTTGCCAGGTCAGCACGGGCTGATGCTGTTGGAAAAATGGCGCAAGGCGGGGAATGATACGCCGGTGTTGTTGTTGACGGCGATGGATGGGATTGAGGATCGGGTGCGGGGATTGGAGATGGGGGCGGATGATTATTTGGTGAAGCCTTTTGCGATTGCGGAGCTGGCGGCGCGGCTGGAGGTCTTGGTGCGTCGGAAGTTTGGGAGGGCGGAATCGGTGGTGAAGATTGGACCGCTGGAGGTCAATTTTGTGGCGAAGCAGGTGATGCGTGATGGGGAGTCGATTGTATTGACGGCGCGCGAGTTTGCGTTGTTTGAGTGTCTGGCAAAGAGGCCGGGGCAGGTATTGAGCAGGGAACAGATTGAGGCGCAATTGTATTCGGAATCGGACAGTCCGTTGAGCAATGCGGTGGATGCGGCGGTGTATGCGCTTCGACGGAAGTTGAGTCCGAATGGAGCGGCGAATTTGATTCACACACGGCGTGGACTGGGGTATGTGCTGGAGCCATGA
- a CDS encoding sensor histidine kinase yields the protein MKSIRGQLTFALCLLAAVLLPLAGLAIYWTERGLLLAQFDESLKARAEVLISGIEVDDGELEMDSELEEFVGIGSGVGSDVFAVFDSSGRVLLSSGSGTRKAQWEVPSNVGEGGVYQFFKLADGREMRGMWRTFLPEDEDGEMGMMVLLVASPGAALVGTLGTLATVMTVSGGVGLLVAVLVLQMVLKRGFRSLERMGTKVQQMKVGQPGQQLDLEPLPVELRGMGAKVNELLERVEVSLARERRFSSHAAHELRTPLAELRAMGELIATWPEERTKERSEEMMEVVREMEVLLDKLSLLARADAGAQSVKIERVNLRELVESTVDRHRAKAEQRKLLMKMEWQDEEMETDAVLYGAILNNLVGNAVSHAPMGSAVSIEVSAERLVVGNPAPALMETDLSMLFERFWRKNTARTDGAHSGLGLSIVKACAELLGGRCEAVLEEGGDLKLMVRWKNGNEKGRS from the coding sequence ATGAAGTCGATTAGAGGTCAGCTGACATTTGCCCTTTGTCTGCTGGCAGCAGTGTTGCTGCCGTTGGCGGGGCTGGCGATTTATTGGACGGAGCGAGGGTTGTTGCTGGCGCAGTTTGATGAGTCTTTGAAGGCGAGGGCCGAGGTGTTGATCTCGGGGATTGAGGTGGATGATGGGGAACTGGAAATGGATTCGGAGTTGGAGGAGTTTGTGGGAATTGGATCGGGGGTGGGCAGTGATGTGTTTGCCGTTTTTGATTCGTCGGGAAGGGTGTTGTTGAGTTCGGGGAGCGGGACGCGCAAAGCGCAGTGGGAGGTGCCGTCGAATGTGGGAGAGGGCGGAGTTTATCAGTTTTTTAAGCTGGCCGATGGTCGGGAGATGCGGGGCATGTGGCGGACTTTTTTGCCGGAAGATGAGGATGGAGAGATGGGGATGATGGTGTTGCTGGTGGCGAGTCCGGGCGCGGCATTGGTGGGAACGTTGGGAACACTGGCAACGGTGATGACGGTGAGCGGAGGGGTGGGTTTGCTGGTGGCGGTGCTGGTGTTGCAGATGGTGTTGAAGCGAGGGTTTCGATCGCTGGAGAGGATGGGGACGAAGGTGCAGCAGATGAAGGTGGGTCAACCGGGACAGCAGTTGGATTTGGAGCCGTTGCCAGTGGAGTTGCGGGGAATGGGGGCGAAGGTGAATGAGTTGTTGGAGAGGGTGGAGGTTTCGTTGGCGAGGGAGCGGAGGTTTAGCAGTCATGCGGCGCATGAGTTGCGGACGCCGCTGGCGGAGTTGCGGGCGATGGGGGAATTGATCGCGACTTGGCCGGAGGAGCGCACGAAGGAGCGAAGTGAGGAGATGATGGAGGTGGTGCGGGAGATGGAGGTGTTGTTGGACAAGTTGTCGTTGCTGGCGAGGGCGGATGCGGGGGCGCAGTCGGTGAAGATTGAGCGGGTGAATTTGCGGGAGTTGGTGGAATCGACGGTGGACCGGCATCGTGCGAAGGCGGAGCAGCGAAAGTTGTTGATGAAGATGGAGTGGCAGGACGAGGAGATGGAGACGGATGCGGTTTTGTATGGGGCGATCCTTAATAATTTGGTGGGAAATGCGGTGAGCCATGCACCGATGGGTTCGGCGGTGAGCATTGAGGTTTCGGCGGAGAGGTTGGTGGTGGGCAATCCGGCACCAGCGTTGATGGAAACGGATCTCTCGATGTTGTTTGAGCGGTTTTGGAGGAAGAACACGGCGCGCACCGATGGAGCGCATTCGGGGTTGGGGTTGTCGATTGTAAAGGCGTGTGCGGAGTTGTTGGGCGGGAGATGTGAAGCGGTGTTGGAGGAAGGTGGGGATTTGAAATTGATGGTGAGGTGGAAGAATGGAAATGAAAAAGGCAGGTCTTGA
- a CDS encoding DoxX family protein yields the protein MNSLLFKTNNSIAPLIARVTLGVVMFPHGAQKLLGWWGGNGFSGTMGYFTGNLGIPAVFAFLAIFAEFFGALGLIVGALTRVAAFGVGFTMLVAMFMGHTANGFFMNWMGNQAGEGYEYHLLAIGLAIIIMIQGAGKASIDNLIAKKLA from the coding sequence ATGAACTCACTACTCTTCAAAACCAACAACAGCATCGCCCCCCTAATCGCCCGCGTCACCCTTGGTGTCGTCATGTTTCCCCACGGCGCCCAAAAACTCCTTGGCTGGTGGGGCGGCAACGGCTTTAGCGGCACCATGGGCTACTTCACCGGTAACTTGGGCATCCCCGCCGTCTTCGCCTTCCTTGCCATCTTCGCTGAATTCTTCGGTGCCCTCGGCCTCATCGTCGGAGCCCTCACCCGCGTCGCCGCGTTCGGCGTCGGCTTCACCATGCTGGTCGCCATGTTCATGGGCCACACCGCCAACGGCTTCTTCATGAACTGGATGGGCAACCAGGCGGGCGAAGGTTACGAATACCACCTCCTCGCCATCGGCCTCGCCATCATCATCATGATCCAAGGCGCAGGCAAAGCCTCCATCGACAACCTCATCGCCAAAAAACTCGCCTAA
- the wrbA gene encoding NAD(P)H:quinone oxidoreductase has translation MSKILVLYYSTYGHVETLASAIAEGAREVEGTEVIIKRVPETMPPDVAKQYGAKLDQAAPEASPKELGEYDAIIFGTPTRFGNMAAQMRNFLDQTGSLWMQGALVGKVGSVFVSTGTGGGNESTIMSFVTTLMHHGMVYVGLPYAAPELADISEVKGGSPWGAGTIAGADGSRQPSAKELSLAKFQGKHVATIASKLSA, from the coding sequence ATGAGCAAAATACTCGTCCTCTACTACTCCACCTACGGCCACGTTGAAACCCTCGCCAGCGCCATCGCAGAAGGCGCCCGCGAAGTTGAAGGCACCGAAGTCATCATCAAACGCGTTCCCGAAACCATGCCGCCTGATGTCGCCAAACAATACGGAGCCAAGCTCGACCAAGCCGCCCCCGAGGCCTCTCCGAAAGAACTCGGCGAATACGACGCCATCATCTTCGGCACCCCCACCCGCTTCGGCAACATGGCCGCCCAAATGCGTAACTTCCTCGACCAAACCGGCAGCCTCTGGATGCAAGGTGCCCTCGTTGGCAAGGTCGGCAGCGTCTTTGTCAGCACCGGCACCGGCGGCGGCAATGAAAGCACCATCATGAGCTTCGTCACCACCCTCATGCACCACGGCATGGTCTACGTCGGACTTCCCTACGCCGCCCCAGAACTCGCTGACATCAGCGAAGTCAAAGGCGGCTCCCCCTGGGGTGCCGGCACCATCGCCGGAGCCGACGGCTCCCGCCAACCCAGCGCCAAGGAACTCTCATTGGCAAAATTTCAAGGCAAACATGTCGCCACCATCGCCTCCAAACTCAGCGCCTAA
- a CDS encoding pirin family protein yields MKPQILRSNERGHASHGWLDTYHTFSFGEYHNPHQMGYRSLRVINDDLVMPARGFATHPHKDMEIISYILSGQLAHKDSMGNGRTIKAGEFQYMSAGSGVRHSEFNPSHEEATRLLQIWILPDQHGVTPRYAEKSFAEAPTGTFHLVASKTGRENSIPIHQDADLWFAKLDPEQTITHTINPNRHAWLHIAEGEVTLDDHTTLREGDAAAIDYQHTLHIKSTQPSQILLFDLA; encoded by the coding sequence ATGAAACCACAAATCCTTCGCTCCAACGAACGCGGCCACGCCAGCCACGGTTGGCTCGACACTTATCACACCTTCAGCTTCGGCGAATACCACAATCCCCATCAAATGGGCTATCGCAGCCTCCGTGTTATCAACGACGACCTCGTCATGCCCGCCCGCGGTTTCGCCACCCATCCTCACAAGGACATGGAAATCATCAGCTACATCCTCAGCGGCCAGCTCGCCCACAAAGACTCCATGGGCAACGGTCGCACCATCAAAGCCGGTGAGTTCCAATACATGTCCGCCGGCAGCGGCGTGCGCCACAGCGAATTCAACCCCTCCCACGAAGAAGCCACCCGCCTCCTGCAAATCTGGATCCTTCCCGACCAACACGGCGTCACCCCACGTTACGCCGAAAAATCCTTCGCCGAAGCCCCTACCGGCACCTTCCATCTCGTCGCCAGCAAAACCGGCCGCGAAAACTCAATTCCCATCCATCAAGACGCCGACCTCTGGTTCGCCAAACTCGACCCCGAACAAACCATTACCCACACCATCAACCCCAATCGCCACGCCTGGCTCCACATCGCCGAAGGTGAAGTAACCCTGGACGATCACACCACCCTCCGCGAAGGCGACGCCGCCGCCATCGACTACCAACACACCCTTCATATCAAGTCCACCCAACCCTCCCAAATCCTCCTCTTCGACTTAGCCTAA
- a CDS encoding glutathione S-transferase family protein: protein MNPIAQFPQEQSTDGSFERQDDAFRNFISPDPNAPHPAVAGRYHLYVSLACPWASRALIVRNLKGLQDIVSMSVIDPIRDHRGWAFREGDGYTTDPINLFQYLSEAYHASDPHFNGRVTVPVLWDKVANTILNNSEDDICQMFNTAFANVGANPLDLFPSDLEPAHTELADFIYQHINNGVYKAGFASTQSSYEKPVRELFNALDQLETRLTTSRYLFGNRIVEADWRLFCTLVRFDAVYHGHFKCNLKRIIDYPNLNAYLLDLYQQPGIADTVNIDHIKRHYYFTHHDINPTQVVPLGPILDFTQPHGRESLSSPSRL from the coding sequence ATGAACCCAATCGCCCAATTCCCTCAAGAACAATCCACCGACGGCAGTTTCGAACGCCAGGATGACGCCTTCCGCAACTTCATCAGCCCCGACCCCAACGCCCCCCATCCCGCCGTCGCCGGACGCTATCATCTCTACGTTTCCCTCGCCTGCCCCTGGGCCAGCCGCGCCCTCATCGTCCGCAACCTCAAAGGTCTCCAAGACATCGTCAGCATGTCCGTCATCGACCCCATTCGCGACCACCGTGGCTGGGCCTTCCGCGAAGGCGACGGTTACACCACCGATCCCATCAATCTCTTCCAATACCTCAGCGAAGCCTACCACGCCAGCGATCCTCATTTCAACGGCCGCGTCACTGTCCCCGTCCTATGGGACAAAGTCGCCAACACCATCCTCAACAATTCCGAAGACGACATCTGCCAAATGTTCAACACCGCCTTCGCCAATGTCGGAGCCAACCCCCTCGACCTCTTCCCCTCCGACCTCGAACCCGCCCACACCGAACTCGCCGACTTCATCTACCAACACATCAACAACGGCGTCTACAAAGCAGGCTTCGCCTCCACGCAATCCAGCTACGAAAAACCCGTCCGCGAACTTTTCAACGCCCTCGACCAACTCGAAACCCGCCTCACCACCAGCCGTTATCTTTTCGGCAACCGCATCGTTGAAGCCGACTGGCGTCTCTTCTGCACCCTCGTCCGCTTCGACGCCGTCTATCACGGCCACTTCAAATGCAACCTCAAGCGCATCATCGACTACCCCAACCTCAACGCCTATCTCCTCGATCTCTATCAACAACCCGGCATCGCCGACACCGTCAACATCGATCACATCAAGCGCCATTACTACTTCACCCACCACGACATCAACCCCACCCAAGTCGTCCCCCTCGGCCCCATCCTCGACTTCACCCAACCCCACGGTCGCGAAAGCTTGAGCAGCCCAAGCAGATTGTAA
- a CDS encoding LysR family transcriptional regulator, with protein MLGGVELRHLRYFVAVAEEENVSRAALRLHLSQPALSRQIGDMEKEMGFALLERGAKSVRLTDAGRVFLKEACVVLKRLEEGVEKARAVATGGKGELHIGYAPSLTPQILPRTMRAYQAEREQRGIKVLLHDLSTEEMLTKLRDGSLHLAMMVRPPKSAMRGLCYEELLLSPMCMAVHPEHALAKKKSVTVAQVVKEPIIGYDRLEYPGYYEELGAIFASTKMKLNVVEEHDSATSLIAAVEAGGGVAVVPGTLSCISGSRLKLIPIEPAPEPLSIGATWTKEGLIPSANRFLQLAIELSVNVKPV; from the coding sequence ATGCTCGGCGGCGTGGAACTGCGTCACCTTCGATATTTTGTTGCTGTTGCTGAGGAAGAGAATGTGTCGCGTGCGGCGCTGAGGTTGCATTTGTCGCAGCCGGCATTGAGCCGGCAGATTGGAGATATGGAGAAGGAGATGGGGTTTGCGCTTTTGGAGCGTGGGGCGAAGTCGGTGCGTTTGACGGATGCGGGTCGAGTTTTTCTGAAGGAGGCGTGTGTGGTGTTGAAGCGGTTGGAGGAGGGGGTGGAGAAGGCGCGGGCGGTGGCGACGGGTGGGAAGGGGGAGTTGCACATTGGCTATGCGCCTTCGTTGACGCCGCAGATTTTGCCGAGGACGATGCGGGCTTATCAGGCGGAGCGTGAGCAGCGGGGGATCAAGGTGTTGTTGCATGATTTGTCGACGGAGGAGATGCTGACGAAATTGCGTGATGGGTCGCTGCATCTGGCGATGATGGTGAGGCCGCCGAAGTCGGCGATGCGGGGGTTGTGTTATGAGGAGTTGTTGTTGTCGCCGATGTGCATGGCGGTGCATCCAGAGCATGCGCTGGCGAAGAAGAAATCGGTGACGGTGGCGCAGGTGGTGAAGGAGCCGATCATTGGTTATGACCGGCTGGAGTATCCGGGATATTATGAGGAGTTGGGGGCGATTTTTGCGTCGACGAAGATGAAGCTGAATGTGGTGGAAGAGCATGACAGCGCGACGAGTTTGATCGCTGCGGTGGAGGCGGGTGGCGGGGTGGCGGTGGTGCCGGGGACGTTGTCGTGCATTTCGGGATCAAGGTTGAAGTTGATTCCGATTGAGCCGGCGCCGGAGCCGTTGAGCATCGGGGCGACCTGGACGAAGGAGGGACTTATACCTTCGGCGAACCGGTTTTTGCAGTTGGCGATTGAGTTGTCGGTGAATGTGAAACCGGTTTAA
- a CDS encoding esterase/lipase family protein, which yields MNVVRWSGLMLVVLMVGCQTLGEPVDGDDVVRDAKVSYEAWRAMPNDGRLRERHEVALERLLGWVGDVPAGSRVAVMGERGLTYEIESKEVWEEFVLARKVDRKRVENWHGRSGVGVPVVALRKNEGVWPLDSLRPPEGISTSLTAVLTRLDDGGYLLKMLDPMEHATVKVGDEMLPLAADFSASIAILLKEAEALRKSGRSGMLKPGLSARKEKLYLMQPYDAKKIPLVMVHGLQSTPVAFGNLTNDVLADPRLYERYQVWHYHYPTGMPVLQNAAVFRRGLDETLKLIDPGGDDFATNHLVVIGHSMGGILTHTLTCDSGYVIWDKVMRSRPDRFVCQPAFRERLEPIFLFKRDRRVKRVVFVAVPHRGSGYADNWIGDLGQRLFRGDEAFHSVFHELVKHHREDVHPFLLKLVDAGKVSSIRTLSGRSPALVALAGIKPEVPFHNIMGQKKEGPVEEGSDGIVPYASSRMEGAESELIVRSGHNAFRHPEAVKEIKRILKMHVGR from the coding sequence ATGAATGTTGTGAGATGGTCAGGTTTGATGTTGGTGGTGCTGATGGTTGGCTGTCAGACGCTCGGAGAGCCGGTCGATGGTGATGATGTGGTGAGGGATGCAAAGGTAAGTTATGAGGCTTGGCGCGCGATGCCGAATGATGGGCGGTTGAGGGAGCGGCATGAGGTGGCGTTGGAGAGGTTGTTGGGGTGGGTTGGGGATGTGCCCGCTGGATCGCGTGTTGCGGTGATGGGTGAGCGAGGGTTGACTTATGAGATTGAGAGTAAGGAGGTGTGGGAGGAGTTTGTATTGGCGCGGAAGGTGGATCGGAAGAGGGTTGAGAACTGGCATGGGCGGTCGGGGGTGGGCGTGCCGGTGGTGGCCTTGCGGAAGAATGAAGGGGTTTGGCCGCTGGATTCGTTGCGACCGCCGGAGGGCATTTCGACTTCGTTGACGGCGGTGTTAACGAGGTTGGATGATGGGGGGTATTTGCTGAAGATGTTGGATCCGATGGAGCACGCGACGGTGAAGGTGGGGGATGAGATGTTGCCTTTGGCGGCGGATTTTAGTGCGTCGATCGCGATCTTGTTGAAGGAGGCGGAGGCGTTGAGGAAGTCGGGGAGGAGCGGGATGTTGAAGCCGGGGTTGAGTGCGCGGAAGGAGAAGCTCTATTTGATGCAGCCTTATGATGCGAAGAAGATTCCGCTGGTGATGGTGCATGGGTTGCAGTCGACCCCAGTGGCGTTTGGAAATTTGACCAATGATGTGCTGGCGGATCCGCGGTTGTATGAGCGGTATCAGGTTTGGCATTATCATTATCCGACGGGGATGCCGGTGTTGCAGAATGCGGCGGTGTTTCGTCGGGGGCTGGATGAGACGTTGAAGTTGATTGATCCGGGGGGGGATGATTTTGCGACAAATCATCTGGTGGTGATCGGGCACAGCATGGGGGGGATTTTAACGCACACGCTGACTTGCGATTCGGGGTATGTGATCTGGGACAAGGTGATGCGGTCGAGGCCGGATCGGTTTGTGTGTCAGCCGGCGTTTCGGGAGAGGCTGGAGCCGATCTTTTTGTTCAAGCGTGACCGGAGGGTGAAGCGGGTGGTGTTTGTGGCGGTGCCGCATCGGGGGAGCGGGTATGCGGACAACTGGATTGGGGATTTAGGGCAGCGATTGTTCCGCGGGGATGAGGCGTTTCACTCGGTGTTTCATGAGTTGGTGAAACATCATCGCGAGGACGTGCATCCATTTTTGCTGAAGCTGGTGGATGCGGGGAAGGTGAGTTCGATCAGGACCTTGTCGGGTCGGAGTCCGGCGTTGGTGGCGCTGGCGGGGATCAAGCCGGAAGTGCCGTTTCACAACATCATGGGGCAGAAGAAGGAGGGGCCGGTGGAGGAGGGGAGCGATGGGATTGTGCCGTATGCGAGCAGTCGGATGGAGGGGGCGGAGTCGGAGTTGATTGTGAGGTCGGGTCACAATGCGTTCCGTCATCCGGAGGCGGTGAAGGAGATCAAACGGATCTTAAAAATGCACGTGGGTCGTTAG